The genomic interval CGTTACAGGAACAATTTATTCACAAGGCAAAATATCTTCAACGTCTCTCCAAAACTTCGAGGGCAGAATGGGTATCTGCCGAGATGGTAAAATGTCCAGTGGGCAGGAAATATTTCACCGGATCTCACTTACTTGGGAAAAAAGGCAGTGAACGCGACCCACGCGACAGACTAGATCGCACGCTCGGCCTCAGATTGGTCGAGCCTGTTTGGGCTGCGCAAAAAGCGGAAGCGCGCTTTTCAAAGTCGTCCCACCGTCGATGAAGGCAGGCCACTTCCGGCGTAGCCATGGCGGCTAACGCTACTACCAACCCGTCACAGCTGCTGCCGTTAGGTAATCGCCGTCCTTTGGGGAGCAGGAACAGGGACCTGAAGTTCAGGATTAGGGGCCAAGGGGTTGTTCCGAGGCAGACCCTGGCCGAGTGTGGGGAAATGTATAGGACCAAATGCGGTTCGACTGTCGGCTCCAAGTCTTCACGGCAGCAGGCCGCCCCTGCTCTTTAACGTGGTCGGGCTCCTCCAGGCAAGGATTTCTGACTCCTCAAACAGACCGTCACTGGAGAAGGTCCACATTTAGTGAACGTGTCGTCGGCCTCCTTTGTTGTGAGCCCGCCTCTGCAGTGTTATAGGTAGTAGGCCAACTTCTCAACCTGGCGTTTAAGATCCCCAGATTAGATAGACCATGTTATGTATATGGTTGGTTAGTGACACTAACACCCTGGTCCGGAATGAGCCTTAAATGAGGAATCTGGAAACTAGCTCTGTTATTTCTTCATTCAATAAGTAGTAACTGAGTATCTATACACTAGATACCGTGCCTGGGCATTTTTCAACGATAAACTTAAACCATAGCCATTGCCTTCAAATAGCACACAAGCCAGTGGAGGAGAGAATACTGGACAAGTAGACATCCTGCTACATAATGCTAGGCTGGCTAAAGAGATGTTCAAGCTACCGTCAGAGCACAGAGGATAGACAGAGTTGGGGGAGGGAAGCAGTGACAGGAGAGTTTCCGGTGAATATAATTATACCTATCTCCTCTTATGTTTTTGTAGCTGGTGAAGAGTGATTGAACTAGTGGTCGTGGCCGTGATTGAAAAGTTTTCATTCCTTCATGCCACAGACTGTTTTGGAATCCTCATTACGCGCCAGATGCTGTGCTTAAACTGAGATTTGTATTATGAGACCTAAAGTTATTGAATGAATGTTTTTCCTGGTTTTTCTTTCACTATATGCAAGTAAGAGTGCCAGTaggcactcaaatatttgttgaaataatgaatggtaaaataatattttttccctcCTCAGAGCTTGTGGACAAATGTATAGGATCAAGAATTCACATTGTGATGAAGAGTGATAAGGAAATTGTTGGTACTCTTCTAGGATTTGATGACTTTGTCAGTATCCTTTTaaaaggtggtggtggtggtatagGTTTTTCTTAAGTATTTAATAACATAAGAACTGTAGACAATCAGTATATTTgtgattattataataaaatcagTTCGTTTTCAGGGAACTTATGATAATGTTTTAAGAGGTATGTATTGAAAGACAGTAAAGTTCCTATCAACAACAAGCATTTTGAATTTGAGCCATTGTGTTAAACATTATAATTAAAACTGAACAGGCAAGcccagtggcttacacctgtaatcccagcgctttgggagggcaaggtgggtgtatcgcttgagcccaggagtttgagaccagcctgggcaacatgatgaaatcctgtctccacaaacatttcaaaaattagctggcatggtgacgtacacctgtgggcccagctaaTCTCCaggaccgaggcaggaggatcctttaagcccaaaaggtggaggctgcagtgaggtgtgagtGTACCACTGCACTTAAGCTGggataacacagtgagactttgtctcaaaagaaaagaaaagctgaacaAAGGCAGAAGCTGGAATAAattctctatttgttttcttaacaCCAAATTTCAGATATGGTACTGGAAGATGTCACTGAGTTGTGAGTAGTGTTAAAGAATTGGGGGGAATCTCTTCTTaattaaagacagttttactACTTTTGAGTAAAATTATTTATGAGAAAACATTACCTGTTGGTGGAATAACCTTAAAGATAGAAGTTTTATCTGTTTGCTTGTAAAATTGGATCAGAGTGTTATTACCTTAATTTAATTATTAGTAAACTCCTAGACAATTAGTGGAGACACAGTTTTAAGgtagaagataaaaaaaagagCTAGGAATTTTAGGGTTCAGGTCAAATCAAGGAACTGATAGTAAGAGCatttagactgggcatggtggctcacccctgtaatcccagcatcttggaaGGCCAAACGAGGAGGATTGAGcctcggagtttgagaccagcctggcgaacaaagggagacccctgtctctataaaaaatttaaaaattcgcTGGGTATGGTGGGGGGCAGCTGTAGTCCTATCTGTTCTGGAGGgtgaggatcccttgaacccaggagttctaggctgcagtgagctatgattgtgccactgtactcagcctgggcaatagagcaagaccctgtctcttaaaaaaaaaaagaaaaacccaaaaaacatttcattttatatttgatttcctGGGCAAGCTTTGGCTTCTTTTTATGAAACTCTGTCTGACAGATGTGGGTCTTAGGTCAGTGAGTTCATTCTGTTGCTTTTAATGAAGGTTACATTACCTCGTGGATAACCTTTGTATCTGAAAATTGTCGATATAATTGCCCAACCTCAGAGTAATTTGTATACAAGGATAACCTTTTTAGGGAGGGAAAGTATTTCCAAAATGTTGGCTTTGATTTTCACGGTTTATCCTgactatattttatctattcatttagTGAAATcacaccagaaggaagaaggatTACTAAATTAGATCAGATTTTgctaaatggaaataatataacAATGGTAAGACACATTGAAACTGTTTTATTTAGATGGGAGCCCATTTTTCTGGGGCAGTGATTATAGAACTAACCTTAATGTTGCTTGCTTAACTCAGTGGTGAGTTAAGCTCTCCATGGCTCAGTGGTGCATAAGATGGGAAAGCTGTTCTCTGTGGTCAGGGCCCTAAAGCTCAGCTATTGAAGAGGCATTGGGTCTAAAGGTTAGTTTGCTTGGAATTTTTAATCGCTGTTGAGATAGTATTAATTGATGATGTTGGAAATTGTGAATAGATATTGACAATCTGGAGAAAATGGGAATGTGGAGTGCAGGGGACAGGCAAAGGTGGCTTAAGGAAGAGCAAGGGGTTTTTAGATGACGTGGTTGTTGTCTTACTAATAaactctttttcctctttatgcAGCTGGTTCCTGGAGGAGAAGGACCTGAAGTGTGAATGAGTTTCCTTGACTTACGCTAgattctgttttgtcttttaatgacaagaaaatggaatttttttccccaCCTTCTAATGTTTAAATCCCATAAAGCTGTTTCCCGTTAAAGGAAAGTGCTTTGAAGATGTGTACCCATTTTTGTAAGTTAATCATAATTAtcctggaaaaagaagaaaagagcttCTTCTTTGgagatgaaaataaaggtgttttTGGTTAACtgtcattttattgtattgtactgCAGTAGCCAGTAGAACAAAGATTGTGGTTATTTTGCCACTTACTTTTCTATCATTATACGCTTATTTGCTTTCTCATTTACGTGACCATTTGATTCTCAAACAAAAGTTGTTCCAAACAAAATGATGAACTTTGATTTGAACAGGTGCATTTAAACAACTGGAAATGATCacttagaaaattaaattaaaatgctgTTGTTTTGTGATAAGGATTTTTCTACTGATTTCAAATTCCATGGACTCCTattgaaaacaaacaatataCAGGTAATATATGCACATTGTAGAAATGCAGGAATTATCTATTGCAATTTCCCTAAAGATACaaattttatctatttgtttataaaattagTTCAGAGGGTTATTACCTTAATGTAATTATTACTGAATTGCCAGGAAATTAGTGGAGACAGAGGTTTAAGGTAAAGGATACTAAAAACAGCTAAGAACTCTAGGACTCAGGTAAAATCAAGGAACTGATAATAAGATCATAGAACTGTATAAATTAAGTCAAAGaactcggtggctcaagcctgtaatcccagcactttgggaggccgagacgggtggatcacgaggtcaggagatcgagaccgtcctggctaacacggtgaaaccccgtctctactaaaaatacaaaaactagccgggcgaggtggcgggcgcctgtagtcccagctactagggaggctgaggcaggagaatggcgtaaacccaggaggcagagcttgcagtgagctgagatccggccactgcactccagtcccggcgacagagccagactccgcctcaaaaaaaaaaaaaaacaaacaggcaatATACACACATCGTAGAATTATAAGTAAGCAAAAAGGAGAAGGTTGATCATGCTTTGCTACTCTcagtacacattttattttacttgttcatCCTGATTATACTGTTTTTATCCTCCACTTAAGCCATTTTTTGAATTTAAGTGGTGAATATCTTTCCATGTCAAATATTTCAACATTAATGTATACATAATATTAAATGGATTTACTATACATTATTTAGCCTATTCTTACCACAGTAGTCTAACTAGAtctgtatacatttttatgtttctagAATAAACTCAAAAATGTGTAAGATCAAAGGGTGTATATTGTGTTGCCAAGAAAAACTTTGTGCCAATGTATATTTTTGCCAGGTGTCTTTCATAGTACCGTTTATATCCTTCCCAACATTAGCTGTGTTCTACCTTATCTCCTCTTTGCCATTTTTACAGGCAAAACCTGGCatgtctaaaattttcttttcctttttttttttttggagacagagtctcgctggagtgcagtggcataatctcggctcactgcaacctccagtcaggctggagtgctgtgtcgAGATATCAacacgacctctgcctcccaggttcaagtgattctcctgcctcaccctcccgagtagctgggattacaggtgggtgccacaactcccatctaatttttatatttttagtagagatggggttttaacttgttggccaggctggtcttgaactcctgacctctaatgATCCacctgtgtcggcctcccaaagtgctggtattaaaggcatgagc from Rhinopithecus roxellana isolate Shanxi Qingling chromosome 6, ASM756505v1, whole genome shotgun sequence carries:
- the LSM5 gene encoding U6 snRNA-associated Sm-like protein LSm5 isoform X1 is translated as MAANATTNPSQLLPLELVDKCIGSRIHIVMKSDKEIVGTLLGFDDFVNMVLEDVTEFEITPEGRRITKLDQILLNGNNITMLVPGGEGPEV
- the LSM5 gene encoding U6 snRNA-associated Sm-like protein LSm5 isoform X2 → MKSDKEIVGTLLGFDDFVNMVLEDVTEFEITPEGRRITKLDQILLNGNNITMLVPGGEGPEV